In Felis catus isolate Fca126 chromosome A3, F.catus_Fca126_mat1.0, whole genome shotgun sequence, a single genomic region encodes these proteins:
- the TLDC2 gene encoding TLD domain-containing protein 2, producing the protein MKGLRWRYTRLPSRVEDALSVEEGEEEETAPAPSSAPVPEDPVEPQLAEASQVLGTSEMRQLSLHLPPRVTGHSWSLAFCTSRNGFSLRSLYRQMEGHSGPVLLVLRDQDGQMFGAFSSSALRLSKGFYGTGETFLFSFSPELKVFKWTGRNSFFVKGDLDSLMMGSGSGQFGLWLDGDLYHGGSHPCATFNNEVLARREQFCIKELEAWVLSGCPHRGKLPEATSAHTCS; encoded by the exons ATGAAAGGTCTCCGCTGGCGTTACACTCGGCTG CCCAGTCGGGTGGAGGACGCTCTGTCTGTggaggagggtgaggaagaggagacagCCCCGGCCCCATCCTCAGCTCCTGTTCCTGAAGATCCTGTGGAGCCCCAGCTGGCAGAAGCCAGCCAGGTTCTAGGAACCTCGGAGATGAGGCAG CTCAGCCTCCACCTCCCCCCAAGAGTCACCGGACATTCCTGGAGCCTGGCCTTCTGTACGTCGAGAAATGGCTTCAGCCTGCGGAGCCTTTACAGGCAGATGGAAGGCCACAGTGGGCCAGTGCTGCTGGTGCTGAGGGACCAGGATGGGCAG ATGTTTGGGGCCTTCTCCTCCTCGGCTCTTCGACTCAGCAAAGGCTTCTATGGTACTGGAGAGacattcctcttctccttctccccagagCTGAAG GTCTTCAAGTGGACAGGAAGGAATTCTTTCTTTGTGAAAGGAGACTTGGATTCACTGATGATGGGCAGTGGCAG tGGCCAGTTTGGACTGTGGTTGGATGGAGACTTGTATCACGGCGGAAGCCACCCCTGTGCAACCTTCAACAATGAGGTGTTGGCCCGGCGAGAGCAGTTCTGCATCAAGGAACTGGAGGCCTGGGTCCTGAGCGGATGCCCCCATCGTGGGAAGCTTCCCGAAGCAACCAGTGCTCACACTTGCTCATGA